The genomic DNA CTTACGCATGCGGTACCCTGGGTGAAATGGGACGGAACATGGGAAATCCGTTTTTCGCGAATAGGGAAACGCTGCCGAATGTAAGAAAAGAGGAATTGCTTGCTGCTTGTAACGCATTAGGTGTGACCGATGTCCGCATGCTGGGATTTCGCGATAAAATGCTTGAATTTGAAGATCCGGATGAGGTTGCTGACAAAATTGGTGAAATTATTGCTGAAGTGCAGCCGACATTAGTGGTGACGTTTTACCCTGGTTATGCGATTCACCCTGATCACGATGCTTACGGCCTTGCGGTTGTCAAAGCGGTTGCCAAGTTACCAAAGGAAAAACGGCCCGAATTATATTGCAAAGCTATTACTGATGATGCCGAAGTGATTTTGGGACCACATGATATCGAGATGGATGTTAGCGATCAGTTTGACCGTAAAATTGCCGCGCTTAAAGCGCATCGCTCACAGACAGAGATCATGCTATCACAATATGATACGAACAATCCAAAAGAGGACAATCAATTATACGGTTGGTTAAGCCGTGAAGTTTTCTGGGATTACGGCAACAAGCTATCTTAATAGAAACGGCCAGTTCAGCGATATGAATTGGCCGTTTTTGTGTGTTTAAAAAAGCGATGCATGTCCGACAATGCTGATGAATAGAGTTTAATAATTAACAGTCAGTAGGTGATGATATGCATATTCGTATAGAAAACCAATTACCCATTGCAGAACTAAGTCTTCAATATCTGAACCATGAGCCAGTTGAGTTGAATCACGTATTAATTGATACGGGATCCGCAGCTACCGTACTTGATACAGATTGTGCCTCAGAAGCAGGGGTTATGTTCCACGTACTCTCGGGAAAGCCCGCAAAAATGTATGGGGTTGGCGGTCAGAGTGAATGGGTTTATCAGCAGCTGATTCATGATATCTCGTTTAATCATGTTACGTTTCCGTCTTTTACCATTCAATTAGGTGATATTCAAGGTCAATACGGATTTGACGCGATTTTAGGGACGGATTTTCTCAAGCGATACGGACTGACGCTTGACTTCGGTTTGATTTCTTGAACCTTTAAAAAGGCAGGAAGCCTTCTTGACTAATAAAGATGTTAGTGTTATCAAAGTGTTTGTTTAATTGCGCCAATAAGAAGTGGTGAGCATTCCGTCGGTACCAATGGCTCCAATGATGTTGATCATAGATAGATTTAATTCCCATACGCTCGGTGCGGCGGCCGCCGCTGCCGTCACCCATGAAAAAGTCATCGATGCAGACACGGGACGTGATTTCAGCTAACTGTTGCGCGAAGTTATCACTGTGTGGGAGAAGAGGTGCGACCGCGACTTGTGCATCGAACCCAGCGTCCGTAAACGTCTTAATGGCCTGCATTCGTGCCTGAATCGGCGGTGCCGAGGGAGCAAATGCGCGTCTGACATCCTCACAATCAGTTTCAATCGTCATGCTGATACGAACACGTGATTTCATTTGAGTTAATAAATCTAGATCACGTGTTACAAATGGACTCCGCGTTTGCACGAATAAAAAGTCCGGCACCTCATCCACTAAAACCTCTAATAAATGTCGTGTCGTTGTAGTTTTCATTTCAATAGGTTGATAAGGGTCGGTACTGGATGACATAAAGATGGTGACCGGTCCTTTTTTCTTGGCGTTTCTGAGTTCACGGTATAACTTGTCCTGTGTGACTTGCTTGACGTCAACCCAGGTCCCCCATGCCTCTTTCCGGAATAACCCCACAGGCATTTGCCTTACGTAACAAAATTCACATCCATAAGCACATCCGGTGTAAGGATTTAACGAATGTGAGTATCCTTCAAGATAACCACCTGTTTTCGTCAGTATTGACTGAGGTGATTTATATTCAATATGCTTTTGCATGATCGTCAACTCCATTCTTGTTCATTTTACAATAAATAAAGGTGGCAACACCATTTGGCGGGATTGTGAGTTGAACTCGCGGGATTATCGACTGAATTCGCGGGATTAATTGCCGATTTGGCTGAATTGACACATGATTTGCGGAATAACCCATCATCATTTAAAATACTCAACTCTAAGCAGGCTTCTTCTATTGAGCAGAGAATTTATTAAAAAGGTCAGTTTTAAAAGTCATGATGATAGAGAAAGCGAGGCGTCATTATATGATACGAGAAGCGTTAAAAACAGATATTAGTAGCATTGCTAAAGTCCACGTTGACAGTTGGCGGTCAACCTACGGGTCCATTGTTGATCAAGATGTGCTCCAGCAATTATCTTACGATGAGAAAGAGAAACAATGGCAACAAATTCTAGACCAAGATTCCAAGCTGAACCGAACATTCGTTGCTTTCGATGATACCGGTGATATGGCCGGCTTTTTGAGTGTTGGATCGAATCGTCTTGAACCATATGCTTATGAGGGTGAGCTCTATGCCGTTTATTTATTGTCTGACTATCAGGGACAAGGATATGGCCGTCGGTTATTGAAAAAGGGTGCCGAACATCTATATGAGCATGGGATCGATAATATGACCGTCGCTGTGTTAAGTGAGAATCCTGCAGTTGGTTTCTACCAACGAATGGGAGCACAGCCACTTGGCTATCAAACGATTCGCATCGGGCGATTGGATGTGCAAGAAACCATTTTAGGTTGGTCGTCTTTGTATGCTTTGAATTAGATATTGAGGGTATTCGGTTCGGTTTGTTCAATTACAATATCACGGGCTTGGTGAAAAGCGGCGAACCTATTCAGTTCGTCTTGAATAGAACGGCGCATTTCCGGCGTTAATTCAATATCAGGTTCAAGTTGAAGCAGACGGATAAGGAGACGCTGATCCTTTCTGTCCAATCGTGGGTCGATGCGTCCAATCAAACGATCTCCGTATAAAATGGGCATGGCATATGGTCCGTAACGCCGTTTCGATTGTGGTGTGTAAATTTCCCATCGGTAACGGAAATCAAACAGATCCACTAAACGTTCTCGGCGCCACAGTAAATTATCTAAAGGTGATAGAAACCGGATTGGACCATCTATAGACACTGGATCCTTAGACACTTCTCGATCCATTTCTCGAAGTTTGTCAAGGTCATCAGCTAGAATGAAATACGGTCGTTTGACGTTATTAATATCCAAGGGTATGACGGTACCTGCCGAAACTTGTTCGTCAATCTCGGCACGACGTTCAGCAGCCGTCATCTTTTGCCACCCAAATCGAGCATCCTGCGGGTCAAACAGGCGGTACGCTCGCATGTATTTTTTAGTAAGTAATGCTTGAGCTTCCGACATGCTGAGAGTTTCCGCATGCTGACGAATATTTTCAGGAATCGTGCGCTTGGTGATAGCAAAAAAGCGTTCATTGCCTTCCCGATAGACAACTCTTATAAAACCACCATCAAGCAGAAGATTCAAAGCCTGTGATGTTTCTTTTGTGTTTGGTGTTTGGTTATCCCAATAACCATGCACGCGGTTGTTTGATTTAAATGCGCGCGATGGCAGCGGTCCCTCAGTTTCCAAACGATTAAGAACAGCTGTGGCAACGTGATCCAATTGCTTTAGCGGTTGCTCAACCTGCCTTTGTAGGCGTTCACGAACAGGTCCAAGAATTGAATAATCCTCGATGGGCATCACACATGCAGCATTAGCGATGTATTCAAGGACTTTACCTTGGGTTAGCAATATATTTAAATGTTCGGGTTTGTATCCCGACAGTCGATTGCCTAAAACCAAATGTTGGTTACGCTCCACGACGGAAACGGGGTCAAGCTGGACACACTCAAGTTGGCAGATCATTTGTAGTACTGTCTCAGGATCAGAAGCTGGAGTACTTTCATGATGAGAAACTAGCCCCTGTTTCTCAAGCAGGAAACGACGGACAGCCGAACGATTTACAGAGAAGGGTTTCATAGACATTCACCTTTTTACCTGACATAGTTAATCTATATATCATATTGTACTGAAAATAGACATAATAAGAAAGCTGTGCTAAAAAAGGCAGGTGATAAAGGTATAGACGTTGAATATAACATACCGAAGAACCACTTTTAATAACCGTTTTTAGGAAAGGGAGACCAATATGAACCGGAAATTCGGTCTATTGTTAGCTATCATTGTGTTACTTATTATTTGGGCAAAAATCGATATCATAGCCATCGTAGAAAAACAGTTGGGTATCCAAAGAGATGCCAATCTATTGACAGATATCGTCTTTTCTACATTGGCTAAGTTTTTTAATATGGTTGGTCAACTATGGGACTTTCTATTATCCGAAAACGGCTTGATCTTAATCGCCATCATTTTAGTTTACCGTTTGCTTCGTAGTTGGCTTGGAAAAAAATAAACCTAAAAGGCTATAAAACTAATCAATCCCGTCTACCTTTCTTAGACGGGATTGATTATTGCTATCGTTGATCTGAAATAAACACCCTGTGATTATTAAAGAATTCGGTAAGATCCTTTCCACTGGATGTCTCCATGGCCTTGATGAAATCAGAAGTGGTTGTGACATCGAACTTTTTAGCTTTGAAATAATCATTCATGGCTTCATAGAAGACGTCATCACCGAGTTTTAAGCGCAAGTCATTCAACGTTCTTGAACCATAATCATAAATGGTAGAGTAATAGGTATTGATGCCACCTTCAGCCGCATGCTCAGTAAATGTTGCTACCGGTGATGATAGGTGAGCGTAGTCCGCCTCCGGAGCCGGTGTTGTGAGTTGATCAAGCGTACCGTCGTATAATGCCGCAGAATAAGTGGCAAATGATTCGTCCAACCATGGTTCATCATGTTCATTATTACCGATGATGCCATAGAACCATTGGTGGCCAATCTCATGGGCGGTCACCGACTCCACTTGTTGATCCGTTGTTTGTCCGGCAAAACTGATCATGACAAGTTGCGGATATTCCATGCCGCCGAACCATCCTTCCATGCTGACGATATCCAATTCAGGCCAAGGATAACGCCCGAATTTATCACTGAAGAGTTGAATACTTCTTTCACCTGATGCCATGAGCGCATCAGCATGTTTTGCGTATTGATCCGTATAATAGACATTGACTTTGACGTTGTTCACTTTTTTCGTTTCCTTATGATAGGTGGGATCCATCTCAAGTGCAAAGTCCCTGACATGATGGGCTTTGTAACGGTGCGTCGCTTTCCCGTTTTTAACTTTCGGTTGACCGATTTCAGTACCCGTTGTCGCGATCACTTGAGACGCATCTGTCGTCAGTGTGACATCAAATTGACTCGTCAATGAATAGAAAGCTTCACCGTAGGGGTAATATGGATCAAGATTCCAACCTTCGTTATCGTAGACAGCTAGAATAGGGAACCAGTTTCCAAGTGATACGGTTTGATTGTACCAACCAAACCGATCCTGTTGGTGCGGGACTTTGACATTAAAGTCCATGCGAACAGTGGCGCGTTTTCCTGTTTTTAGTTTGACGTCAGAAATGTGCAACTTGGTTTTGTTGACTTTATAATTTGCTTGTTTGCCGTTAACTTTAACGTTTTCGACCGTTATACCGCCATCATTTTCTGTAAATACATCGGCATTTGGCCAGAGATTGAAGTAGACATTTTCCAAATCAGAACCAAGATTGTTTTTAAAACTAACTTCCATCGACCCTGCTACTGAATGCTTTTCAGCATCATACCGGATGTCCATATCATATTTAGGTTTTGCTGGCCCTAAACCAACAGAAGATGGCTTAATCGGTGCCTTCAGATATTGTTTAAATGTAGATTGCGGTACGTTGACATCCTTACCTGTATGATTAGTGTTTTTAGGAATGGAACCAACCTGAGCATGGACGGAAGGAACTGACATACCAAGGATTAGGCAGATGCCTGTCACTGCCATTATGCAAGTTTTTAACAAATGATTCATTGAATGTTTGACCTCCTCAAAATTAGATTCATCATAAACATTCAATGAACAATGAATAACTCCCTTGGTACATATGGCTGATTATTGGAATTAGGCTAAAAGTCATTCGACGTACTCAGTCTCGATCGTTAGGCTCAGTTTAACCTAATAAGGTTTTTTATTCCTATTTATTGATCAATCGCATGAAGGAACGAATTAGAATAAGAAGTATAAATTCACCTGTGAATGTGAACAGCCATGACCAGTCTTGATATTTAATGAGATCAGTATATCTCTCGAAGCTCACTTCAATGATTGTTAATAAAGTGGTGTATAGAGCTGTGTGTAGGATCATCTCGGTAAATGTTGATTGATAAGTTCTCTTATAAAGATATACAGCGACAACTGGGAGTAAAAGATATTCAAAAAGAATACTTGAACTGAAATATTGACTTAAAAACTTGACAGGATACTGAACAAGGTTTGCTCCAACAACTAATGTACCAAGAAAAGAGTCGATATAGGCTGTTAATAAGAAAACGATCAGCGATTCTTTTTTTCTGGGAGATTGTTTAAAACTATAATACAATAGTATGAAGCCAACAATAAGAAATATCCATAGTAATAATCTGTTCATAGGCTCCTACTCCTTCAAGCAATCTTGTTGCCTTATATGTCGAATGATTGGACGTTAAAAATCATCATTAAAGAGATAATAATAAAAATAGAGATAAGGTATGCAGTGTAAGGTCTTCGATGGTGAAGTCTTAACATGGGAAACATAATACAAAGAAATATCAAGGACCAGCTCAAATTCCAGCCATGATGATAAATGATGTGCCCAAAGAGTCCCCCGATCCATTCAATCCCTATATAGATCGCAATCCATTTCCCGATATGAATCCACTTCTTTATAGAAGTTGTAGGATAGTTAGATAAAAATAGTATGACTGTACACGGGAAAACAATGAATGTATAGAGAAGGGATACAATCGTGTAGGAAGGAATTAAATGAGCCTGAACTTCCCACAAAGGATATTGGAATGTTAGAAAAAAATATAATAAATTCATGGTCGACATATAGAGCATTGTGGTGTGATATTCATATAAATGTTCCCAGTCACCCCATCGCAAGGCTGCAAATAATGCCCATATAGTGATTGTTATGTGCATTGATATCTCCCTTTACGGTGTCGAAGTTAGTTACAGTTTAGTTTGCCCAAAAAGTTCAAATTAATAATGACAAGACTATATCATTTCTGTGTTCCCAAAATTGGCCATAAGCATGTTATAATACAGAGTGAGTAATCACTCATCAAAAGGAGGCCTTATTGTGGAAACCCATTTTCTTCAAGCTAAAAGTATCAGTCAAATTTATGGATCCCATCAGGTGTTAAGAGATATTAATATTAATATCAACAAGCCAGAAATTTACGGATTGTTAGGACCATCAGGCGCGGGAAAGACGACATTGGTGAAGATGATTGCTGGTCTTGAATCACCAAGTACTGGTAAAATTTATGTTTTGAATACCGAAATGCCTCATTTAAAGGTTATGGAGAAGATTGGATATATGGCACAGTCAGATGCTCTGTATAGTGAATTGACAGCGAAAGAGAACCTAAACTTCTTTGCCTCATTGTATGGACTGAAAAAAAGAACCATTAACCATCGTTTGGAACAAGCTTTTAGCAGTGTTGGATTAGAGGATGCGATCAATCAAAAAGTAGGTCATTATTCCGGGGGGATGAAACGTCGTCTATCGTTAGCGATTGCAATGATTCATCGTCCGGCCTTATTAATTTTGGATGAACCGACAGTAGGCATTGATCCGGTGCTAAGACAGCGGATATGGAAAACATTTCAAGAGTTCAAGCGAAATGGCACATGCATCATCATCACCACACACGTGATGGACGAAGCGGAAAAATGTGATCGATTGGGCATGGTCCGTGATGGCAGATTAATGGCTGAAGGGACGCCAGAACAACTCAAAGCAGAAACAGATAGGGCAACCATTGAAAGTGCATTTTTATACTATGGGGGGACAGAATGATGCGAATTCAAGCGATGTTTATCAGAATTATTAAGCAATTTTTTCGCGATCCACGAACTTTAGCCCTTTTAATTATTGCCCCGTTATTTGTATTAACTCTATTATCCTTAGTTTTTACAGATAAAACCTATCATCCGGATATTGCTCTCGTCGATCCACCAGCAATCTTTGAACATAAGATCGAGACCACAAAGGCCACTGTTACAGTGTTACCTGAACATGAAGCCAGTGAACGATTGCATGACACAGAGTTGGATGCCATCGTCCGTTTTAATGCTCAAAAACCGATGTTAACCATAGAGGGCAGTGATCCTAGTGCGAATCGGGCTACGCTCCGGGCCATCCAACAAGTGTTTAAAAGCAGTCAAGGGACAGTTAACCAATCGATTGATATTAACTATTTGCATGGTTCAGAAGACATGAATACATTTGATAACTTTGGACCTGTTTTTATTGGCTTTTTTGCGTTTTTCTTTGTCTTTTTGATTGCTGGTGTATCCTTCCTTAGGGAAAGAACCACTGGAACATTGGAACGGTTGTTGACAACGCCATTACGCCGGTTTGAAATTGTTGTTGGATATATTCTTGGATTTGGATTTTTTACAGCTATTCAAACGTTCGTTTTGGCATGGTTTGCGATTTATATTTTAGATATGATGATGGTTGGAAACTTTATGTATGTGATTTTAGTAACCCTGTTAACTGCCTTTACAGCGCTAACCTTAGGGACATTGTTATCAGCATTTGCTAATAATGAGTTACAGATGATTCAATTTATTCCCTTAGTGATTGTTCCACAATTTTTTTTCTCTGGCGTTTTCAATTTAGAAACGGTGTCTGATTGGGTCAGTTGGATTGGTCCTATGACACCTCTCTATTATGTCGCTGATGCTTTAAGGGACGTCATGATTAGAGGCTACGGCTGGCAAGAAATCGCACTTAATATCTATGTGTTACTCGGATTCGCTCTAGTATTTATGACACTGAATGTGCTGGCATTGAAGAAGCATCGTCGGCTATAATGGAGACAATGAAGTAAGCAAGGGGTTTTTGATATTATGGTTGATAAGGATCAAGTCGAATCCATATATGAATTAACGATAGAAGACAACAAACAATTAACTGAAAAGCAGCGAAACATTATCAAAGCGGCGGTTGATATCTTTGCAAGAAAAGGCTTTGCAGGTTCGTCTACAAGTGAAATCGCTAAACAAGCTGGGGTAGCTGAAGGGACGATTTTCCGGCATTATACCACGAAGAAGGCGTTACTCATCGCCATTGTTTCACCCGTCATGAGTCGATTAGTTGCCCCTTTCTTAATCCAAGATCTTAACAAGGTTCTTGATCACGACTATGAAACCTTTGGTGATTTCCTTAAAGCTTTGCTACTGAATCGACAAGTGTTCCTAAAAAAGAATTTGCCGATTCTCAAAATTATGCTGCAGGAAATCCCATTTCAGCCGGAATTGAAAGAACAATTTAAACAACATGTAGGTAGGCAAGTGTTTAATAAATTGGCCGTGATTGTTGAACATTATCAATCCAAAGGCCAAATTATTAATATCCCGGCGTCATCTGTCATTAGGATGACGGCGTCGTCCGTTGCGGGCTACCTTTTATCAAGGTTTGTCCTGCTACCAGAAGTTGAATGGAATGAAGAGATTGAAATGGATCGTACCATTGAATTTATAATGAAGGGTCTAACCCCACAATAGAAAGGAAGATTCTATGGTCGAAGAACCTCAATGGCTTCAATACGCCAAACAATTGCAAGCGATTGCTCAAGCTGGACTTCATTACGGTCATGATGCTTTTGACAAAGAGCGGTATGAGCAGATTCGGGCAATGAGTGTTGACATCATGAGTCGCTATACGGAGCTTGATGAGCAGAAAGTCAGAGATTTATTTGCAAATGAATCAGGCTATCAAACACCGAAAATTGACATCCGTGCTGTCGTTTTTAAGGATGACGCTATTCTTCTCGTCCGAGAAAAATCGGATGGGCAGTGGTGTTTGCCCGGGGGTTGGGCTGATATCGGCTTTACATTGAGTGAAAATGTACGAAGAGAGGCAAAGGAAGAGGCGGGGATCGACGTACAGCCAAAACGAATCCTTGCCGTTCATGACACTGAACACCATAATGTTCCAATCGCGCCGTATGGCATCTATAAATTGTTCGTTCAATGTGACGGGTATGGTGGTGATTTTCAAACCAATATTGAAACAAGTGACGCGCAATTTTTTCCCTACAATCAGTTGCCACCCCTATCTGAAGGTCGCACAAATCATGAACAGTTAAAGATGTGTTTTGAGGCAAGGGATACTAGTACGTTTGAACCTGATTTTGATTAAAAAGGGGAATGGTGTATGCGAGCTTTGCTAGTGATTGATGTGCAAGAAGGGTTGTTGCAGTTGACGGATTCTAATCAAACAGTCGCAAGTATTAAACAAATTATGAATGATTTTCAGGCTAAGAAAGAGCCGATCATTGCAATGCGCCATTTTGATGAAGCAGAAGGCAGTCCGGTGCAAAAAGGAACGTCTGGTGTCAATCTTCATCCTGACATTGAGGCTAACGTTGATCATATTGTAGAAAAACAAACGCCGAGCGCTTTTTTTAACACAAGTCTACAACCGTTATTAGAGCAATTAAAGATTGACCATGTCACCATTGTGGGTTATAACACGGAATTTTGTTGTCAATTCACGGCAATTGCCGCTTATGATCGCGGGTATCAGGTGACCTTCATTGAAGAAGCAACTGGGACGGTTAATACTGCTGAGGACTATGAATTGCCTGATCTCAATGTTCAGGATTTCGTCGAAACCGTCTTGCATCAGTCCGGAGTGATTGAAGTTTTAAATCTAGAAGAATATCAAGATCACTATAAACCCATTCATACATAAAAGGTACGGAGGGATTGCTATCAGTTATTTACTAGTTGGCATCGGTCGCTTGGGTCACGCCCTCATGACACAATGGAATCGAGCGGGCATTCAAGTTGCCGTCTTTCATCCTCATTCTGATAAGAAACATTCGTTCACACAGAAATATGAGCTTGCTAAAGCAGTGTCATTGGATGATTTTCATCGTTTTTCAACAGTCATTTTAGCGATACCGCCTGGTGCGGTATCGGAATTTATCAATGAGCATGAG from Tuberibacillus sp. Marseille-P3662 includes the following:
- a CDS encoding TetR/AcrR family transcriptional regulator; amino-acid sequence: MVDKDQVESIYELTIEDNKQLTEKQRNIIKAAVDIFARKGFAGSSTSEIAKQAGVAEGTIFRHYTTKKALLIAIVSPVMSRLVAPFLIQDLNKVLDHDYETFGDFLKALLLNRQVFLKKNLPILKIMLQEIPFQPELKEQFKQHVGRQVFNKLAVIVEHYQSKGQIINIPASSVIRMTASSVAGYLLSRFVLLPEVEWNEEIEMDRTIEFIMKGLTPQ
- a CDS encoding GNAT family N-acetyltransferase yields the protein MIREALKTDISSIAKVHVDSWRSTYGSIVDQDVLQQLSYDEKEKQWQQILDQDSKLNRTFVAFDDTGDMAGFLSVGSNRLEPYAYEGELYAVYLLSDYQGQGYGRRLLKKGAEHLYEHGIDNMTVAVLSENPAVGFYQRMGAQPLGYQTIRIGRLDVQETILGWSSLYALN
- a CDS encoding CBO0543 family protein; translated protein: MHITITIWALFAALRWGDWEHLYEYHTTMLYMSTMNLLYFFLTFQYPLWEVQAHLIPSYTIVSLLYTFIVFPCTVILFLSNYPTTSIKKWIHIGKWIAIYIGIEWIGGLFGHIIYHHGWNLSWSLIFLCIMFPMLRLHHRRPYTAYLISIFIIISLMMIFNVQSFDI
- a CDS encoding SPL family radical SAM protein, translating into MQKHIEYKSPQSILTKTGGYLEGYSHSLNPYTGCAYGCEFCYVRQMPVGLFRKEAWGTWVDVKQVTQDKLYRELRNAKKKGPVTIFMSSSTDPYQPIEMKTTTTRHLLEVLVDEVPDFLFVQTRSPFVTRDLDLLTQMKSRVRISMTIETDCEDVRRAFAPSAPPIQARMQAIKTFTDAGFDAQVAVAPLLPHSDNFAQQLAEITSRVCIDDFFMGDGSGGRRTERMGIKSIYDQHHWSHWYRRNAHHFLLAQLNKHFDNTNIFISQEGFLPF
- a CDS encoding M1 family metallopeptidase; amino-acid sequence: MNHLLKTCIMAVTGICLILGMSVPSVHAQVGSIPKNTNHTGKDVNVPQSTFKQYLKAPIKPSSVGLGPAKPKYDMDIRYDAEKHSVAGSMEVSFKNNLGSDLENVYFNLWPNADVFTENDGGITVENVKVNGKQANYKVNKTKLHISDVKLKTGKRATVRMDFNVKVPHQQDRFGWYNQTVSLGNWFPILAVYDNEGWNLDPYYPYGEAFYSLTSQFDVTLTTDASQVIATTGTEIGQPKVKNGKATHRYKAHHVRDFALEMDPTYHKETKKVNNVKVNVYYTDQYAKHADALMASGERSIQLFSDKFGRYPWPELDIVSMEGWFGGMEYPQLVMISFAGQTTDQQVESVTAHEIGHQWFYGIIGNNEHDEPWLDESFATYSAALYDGTLDQLTTPAPEADYAHLSSPVATFTEHAAEGGINTYYSTIYDYGSRTLNDLRLKLGDDVFYEAMNDYFKAKKFDVTTTSDFIKAMETSSGKDLTEFFNNHRVFISDQR
- the bshB2 gene encoding bacillithiol biosynthesis deacetylase BshB2, whose translation is MNEHVLIAFPHPDDESFAAGGLMAQSVAKGIPVTYACGTLGEMGRNMGNPFFANRETLPNVRKEELLAACNALGVTDVRMLGFRDKMLEFEDPDEVADKIGEIIAEVQPTLVVTFYPGYAIHPDHDAYGLAVVKAVAKLPKEKRPELYCKAITDDAEVILGPHDIEMDVSDQFDRKIAALKAHRSQTEIMLSQYDTNNPKEDNQLYGWLSREVFWDYGNKLS
- a CDS encoding ABC transporter ATP-binding protein, encoding MVETHFLQAKSISQIYGSHQVLRDINININKPEIYGLLGPSGAGKTTLVKMIAGLESPSTGKIYVLNTEMPHLKVMEKIGYMAQSDALYSELTAKENLNFFASLYGLKKRTINHRLEQAFSSVGLEDAINQKVGHYSGGMKRRLSLAIAMIHRPALLILDEPTVGIDPVLRQRIWKTFQEFKRNGTCIIITTHVMDEAEKCDRLGMVRDGRLMAEGTPEQLKAETDRATIESAFLYYGGTE
- a CDS encoding retropepsin-like aspartic protease: MHIRIENQLPIAELSLQYLNHEPVELNHVLIDTGSAATVLDTDCASEAGVMFHVLSGKPAKMYGVGGQSEWVYQQLIHDISFNHVTFPSFTIQLGDIQGQYGFDAILGTDFLKRYGLTLDFGLIS
- a CDS encoding NUDIX hydrolase, with product MVEEPQWLQYAKQLQAIAQAGLHYGHDAFDKERYEQIRAMSVDIMSRYTELDEQKVRDLFANESGYQTPKIDIRAVVFKDDAILLVREKSDGQWCLPGGWADIGFTLSENVRREAKEEAGIDVQPKRILAVHDTEHHNVPIAPYGIYKLFVQCDGYGGDFQTNIETSDAQFFPYNQLPPLSEGRTNHEQLKMCFEARDTSTFEPDFD
- a CDS encoding ABC transporter permease, with translation MRIQAMFIRIIKQFFRDPRTLALLIIAPLFVLTLLSLVFTDKTYHPDIALVDPPAIFEHKIETTKATVTVLPEHEASERLHDTELDAIVRFNAQKPMLTIEGSDPSANRATLRAIQQVFKSSQGTVNQSIDINYLHGSEDMNTFDNFGPVFIGFFAFFFVFLIAGVSFLRERTTGTLERLLTTPLRRFEIVVGYILGFGFFTAIQTFVLAWFAIYILDMMMVGNFMYVILVTLLTAFTALTLGTLLSAFANNELQMIQFIPLVIVPQFFFSGVFNLETVSDWVSWIGPMTPLYYVADALRDVMIRGYGWQEIALNIYVLLGFALVFMTLNVLALKKHRRL
- a CDS encoding CBO0543 family protein encodes the protein MNRLLLWIFLIVGFILLYYSFKQSPRKKESLIVFLLTAYIDSFLGTLVVGANLVQYPVKFLSQYFSSSILFEYLLLPVVAVYLYKRTYQSTFTEMILHTALYTTLLTIIEVSFERYTDLIKYQDWSWLFTFTGEFILLILIRSFMRLINK
- a CDS encoding winged helix-turn-helix domain-containing protein; translated protein: MKPFSVNRSAVRRFLLEKQGLVSHHESTPASDPETVLQMICQLECVQLDPVSVVERNQHLVLGNRLSGYKPEHLNILLTQGKVLEYIANAACVMPIEDYSILGPVRERLQRQVEQPLKQLDHVATAVLNRLETEGPLPSRAFKSNNRVHGYWDNQTPNTKETSQALNLLLDGGFIRVVYREGNERFFAITKRTIPENIRQHAETLSMSEAQALLTKKYMRAYRLFDPQDARFGWQKMTAAERRAEIDEQVSAGTVIPLDINNVKRPYFILADDLDKLREMDREVSKDPVSIDGPIRFLSPLDNLLWRRERLVDLFDFRYRWEIYTPQSKRRYGPYAMPILYGDRLIGRIDPRLDRKDQRLLIRLLQLEPDIELTPEMRRSIQDELNRFAAFHQARDIVIEQTEPNTLNI
- a CDS encoding cysteine hydrolase family protein, producing MRALLVIDVQEGLLQLTDSNQTVASIKQIMNDFQAKKEPIIAMRHFDEAEGSPVQKGTSGVNLHPDIEANVDHIVEKQTPSAFFNTSLQPLLEQLKIDHVTIVGYNTEFCCQFTAIAAYDRGYQVTFIEEATGTVNTAEDYELPDLNVQDFVETVLHQSGVIEVLNLEEYQDHYKPIHT